A genomic window from Glycine soja cultivar W05 chromosome 10, ASM419377v2, whole genome shotgun sequence includes:
- the LOC114370093 gene encoding probable pre-mRNA-splicing factor ATP-dependent RNA helicase DEAH3, with translation MDPPAPETLMRALEVLNYLGALDDDGNLTKLGQIMSEFPLDPQMPKMLVVSPEFNCSNEILSVSAVLSVPNCFVRPRAAQNAADEAKASLGHIDGDHLTLLNVYHAYKQNNDDPSWCYDNFVNHRALKSADSVRQQLVRIMARFNLKLCITDFNSRDYYVNIRKAMLAGYFMQVAHLERTGHLLDSEKQPGLLVRDAVVLLHPSNCLDHKPEWVRFLFDIWNALAKIEFDNLEMVKTLVDVAPHYYDLSNCPQCEAKRVLERLYKKREKEKEEARSRK, from the exons ATGGACCCTCCTGCCCCAGAGACCTTAATGCGTGCATTGGAAGTGTTGAATTACTTGGGTGCACTGGACGATGATGGTAACTTAACAAAGCTGGGTCAGATTATGAGTGAATTTCCACTGGACCCTCAGATGCCAAAGATGCTCGTTGTTAGTCCTGAATTCAACTGTTCAAATGAGATTCTTTCCGTTTCTGCCGTGCTATCTG tACCCAATTGCTTTGTCCGGCCTAGGGCAGCACAAAATGCTGCAGATGAAGCAAAAGCTAGTTTAGGACACATTGATGGGGATCATCTCACGCTCTTGAATGTATACCATGCCTACAAGCAAAATA ATGACGATCCTTCTTGGTGTTATGATAACTTTGTTAATCATAGGGCATTGAAATCAGCGGACAGTGTTAGACAACAACTTGTGCGAATCATGGCTCGGTTTAACTTGAAGTTATGCATCACTGATTTCAATAGCCGTGACTACTATGTCAACATTAGAAAGGCAATGCTGGCAGGATATTTCATGCAGGTGGCCCATCTGGAGCGGACAGGACATTTACTTGACAGTGAAAAACAACCAGGTTTGTTAGTAAGAGATGCT GTGGTGCTCTTGCATCCATCAAATTGCCTGGACCACAAACCGGAGTGGGTAAGATTTTTGTTTGATATCTGGAATGCTTTAGCTAAGATTGAGTTTGACAACCTCGAAATGGTGAAAAC GTTAGTGGATGTAGCCCCACATTACTATGATTTGTCGAATTGTCCACAATGTGAAGCGAAGCGTGTTCTTGAGAGGCTTTACAAGAAgcgagaaaaggaaaaggaggaaGCCAGGAGTCGTAAATGA